Below is a genomic region from Leifsonia sp. Root112D2.
GAAGGCGGTGTGACCCTCCAAGCCCTCCCAGTCAGTGCGGAACATGACACCGGTTGCACCTCGATCGCGGCCATACTGCATCCGTTTCCGCATGTCATCGAGCATCACACTGGCGCCGATACCCCACCCGTAGAACTGGCCCATGCAGTCGATCTCGATCCATTGATCGTGATCACCGACGGCGCCGATCCTAGGGTTGTTGGGAAAAGTCGGATAGTAATCGTGCGGAGTATTCTTCAGCGCGATCACGATGTCAGAGGGCAGATCGACCACGGCGTCGACCATGGCCGTTTGATCGCTCGATGTGAAGGTGAAATCTCTGACGATGAGCCTTTTGCCCGCCGCACTCAGCGGCTCGTGGATGGCGGTCAGGATGTTCTGATACCACTGCGCTGGCGTCATCACCTTGCAGTCATCGCACTCGCACTTGTTTGCGGCAATCGATACTCTGCTTTCGGCTGTGGCGGGAGCGACGATGAGACCGGCGAGCCCTGGGCACTCGACCATCAATTCCTCGTATTTGACGCGCACGAATTCCGGCCAGAACGGATGGCTCGCACAAAGTCGGCCATTCTTGATCACCTCAGGGTGTATCTCCGGGATGGTGTCATCGAAGTAGATCTCTTTGTTCTCGAGATAGACCTTCAGCCCGCGCTGTGCTGCCTGATCGATGAGGCGGTTGACGTATGTGCGTGCACGGCATGGCCGATCTGCTCGCTTGGGAGCGACGAAGGCGCGCACGTAGGAGTCACGGTAGCGTTCAAGGTTGTTCGAGTACTTCTCGCCACCCGCCCCGAAGTACTCTCCGGGGTAGACAATCAGATCGACGATGTCGTTGCGGTGCAGGACAATGCCCGTCATGTTGTGGGACGCCGCGAAATCCAGCGCGAACTGCATGTGCTGGTGGTCCCATGCGTAGTTGCTGTGCACCTCAAGCAGACGCTCATCGAACATTTGATACCTTTCCTCGTGCCGTAGCTGTGTCGAAGTTGTCATTGCGATAAGAGTTGACGGGCCTGCCATCGGAACGCGAGCTGGTACACACTGTCATCCTTTGATCCCCTGAGCAGCGATGCCTTGAACAAAGAATCTCTGCAGCGCGAAGAAGACGATGAGGACCGGAATTACCGAGAGAAGAGACATGGCCATGATCGGCCCGATGCTGAGATCGGAGCTGTTGCCCAGGTTTGCCAGCGCCAGGGCCAACGTGTACTTGCTCTGATCATGAAGGAAGAGCAGGGGAAAGAGTAGATCGTTCCAGGCCCAGAAGAACTGGAAGATCACATTTGTCACGAGTGCGGGTTTGACCAACGGTATGACCACCTGTCGGAAGATCCTGAACTCCGAGCAGCCGTCCATTCGAGCTGCATCGAGCAACTCGTCCGGGACCGTACGCACATACTGAGTCATCAGGAATGTGCCGAAAGTCGCACCGACGCCTGGGAGGATTACGCTGGCGTAGCTGTTGACGAGACCCACGGAATTGAACATCTGATACAGGGGCACCATGCGAATCTGGTCGGGCACCATCATTGCGGCGAGCACCAGGACGAAGAGCACCTTCTGACCACGGAATCGGTATTTGCCAAATCCGAAGCCGGCGAGGGCATTGATGATGACAGTCAACATCACCCGGAACACAGTGACGACTGACGTGTTGACGTAATACTCGAGGAACCCGCCCTGATTCCATCCTGTGATGAAGTTGTCGAGCGTCGGATGCATCGGGATCAATGAGGGCATCTTCGCGTAGATCTCGCTCATGGGCTGGAACGCCATCGAGATCATCCAAAGAATTGGGAACATCATGATCAGTCCACCGATGATTAGCACGATCAGTGTCAGGTGCTTACGCGTCCCTTCGATGAGCCTCATTGTCAGCGGTGGGCGTACCCGCTGAATCGGCATGGCTTTCTGCGCCGCGACCTCGGCGATTGCTGCCTGGCTCATATCAATCGTCTTCCTTGCCCATTAGCCGCTGCATGATCAAGGTCACCACGAGGATTCCCGCGAAGAGAACACAAGCCACCGCGGCCGCATAGCT
It encodes:
- a CDS encoding carbohydrate ABC transporter permease codes for the protein MSQAAIAEVAAQKAMPIQRVRPPLTMRLIEGTRKHLTLIVLIIGGLIMMFPILWMISMAFQPMSEIYAKMPSLIPMHPTLDNFITGWNQGGFLEYYVNTSVVTVFRVMLTVIINALAGFGFGKYRFRGQKVLFVLVLAAMMVPDQIRMVPLYQMFNSVGLVNSYASVILPGVGATFGTFLMTQYVRTVPDELLDAARMDGCSEFRIFRQVVIPLVKPALVTNVIFQFFWAWNDLLFPLLFLHDQSKYTLALALANLGNSSDLSIGPIMAMSLLSVIPVLIVFFALQRFFVQGIAAQGIKG